The DNA region TGGTGCGGGCCGCATAAACTTCACAAATTTTAATGCTACAATTGCCAATTTAGGAAATTCTTATAGTTCGGATACAGAAAGCCTAATTGACGTAAATACCGATTTTATGGAAGGGAGTTCGTTGCAAGTTAAATGGCATTTTAAAGTGCAGGACACCACAGACCGTTTTGTATTTAAAGCAGATTTGGGGCACATAACAGCAGCCAGCATGAACAGTTTTAGTGAACCTAATTTAAATACCCGTTTTAATGGCGAGCTGTACCAAACCTTTTTTACTATTGATGGTAATCCCACGCTGTCGAACATAGATTTAAAAATAAAGTACGACAATTTTAAAGTGTCTATGCTAAAGGAAGACGGCAGGGAGAAAAAGAAATTTCTATCCGGATTAATCAATTGGTTCATTTCAAACGACAGTAAAGAAAACGAAGATGGTTACAGATATGGCCATGCAGAGCAAGTAGAACGCGATAAAACCAAATCGGTTTTTAACTTTGTATGGCTTAGTATAAGAAGCGGACTGCGTTCGGCCATTGCCAACGATGGTGAAAAGGAAAATTAGCGACTTCAGCAAAACCAAAATGCCACATTGCATAATTGTTTATAATTATTAATAAATCTGTCGTTGTAAACGGGGGGCAATGGTTAATTTTAGCCTTTAAAAATAAAATTGATTTTGGAGAAGTATTTAAGCCAGTTGAACGATGCACAGTTAGAGCCTACTATACAAATTGATGGCCCCATGATAGTTATTGCGGGAGCGGGATCGGGGAAAACCCGTGTGCTCACTTACCGAATTGCTTATATGATGAGCAAAGGCATTGATCCTTTTAATATTTTGTCGCTCACCTTTACCAACAAAGCGGCGCGTGAGATGAAAGAGCGTATTTCGCAAATTGTGGGTGCCAGCGAAGCTAAAAACCTTTGGATGGGGACGTTTCACTCGGTATTTGCTAAAATATTACGTATCGAGGCCGATAAATTGGGTTATCCGAGTAATTTCACAATTTATGATACGCAGGATTCCGATAGGTTGATTCGAGATATTATCAAGGAAATGAACCTCGATAAGGATATCTACAAATACAAGCAAATTCGTTCCAGAATTTCGTCCTACAAAAACAGTTTGATTACCGTTCGGGCGTATTTTCAAAATCAGGAATTAATAGAGGCCGATACCATGGCACGGCGTCCGCGAATGGGTGATATTTACAAAGAATATGTAGAGCGTTGCTTTAAAGCAGGAGCAATGGATTTTGATGATTTGCTATTAAAAACCAATGAATTGCTTACCCGTTTTCCCGATGTGTTGGCCAAATATCAAAACCGATTTAAGTATATTTTGGTTGATGAGTACCAGGATACCAACCATTCACAATATTTAATCGTTCGCGCGCTTTCCGATAAATTCCAAAACATATGCGTGGTAGGCGACGATGCCCAGAGTATTTATGCCTTCCGTGGAGCTAACATCAACAATATTCTGAATTTCCAAAAGGATTATGACGATGTAAAAGTGTTCCGATTAGAGCAAAACTACCGTTCTACCAAAAACATTGTCAATGCGGCGAATTCCATTATCGACAAAAACCAAACGAAACTTGAAAAAGTGGTTTGGACGGCCAATGACGACGGCCCAAAAATTAAAGTAAACCGTTCGTTGACCGACGCTGACGAAGGCCGTTATGTGGCCAGTACGATTTTTGATAACAAAATGAACCACCAGCTCAACAACAGTGATTTTGCCATTTTGTACCGTACCAATGCGCAGTCGCGTTCCATTGAAGATGCGTTGCGTAAACGCGATATTCCATATCGGATTTATGGTGGACTTTCATTTTACCAACGCAAGGAAATCAAGGATGTGCTGTCGTATTTACGTTTAATTATCAATCCGGCTGATGAGGAAGCTTTAAAACGTGTTATCAATTTTCCACCGAGGGGAATTGGCCAAACCACAATCGACCGCTTGATTGTTGCTGCCAATGGCTATAAACGCAGCATTTTTGAGGTGATGAAAAATATCGATAAAACCGATATTAAGGTCAATTCAGGCATAAAAAACAAGCTTCAAAATTTTGTAACGCTTATTGAAAGTTACCAAGTATTGAACCAAA from Tamlana crocina includes:
- a CDS encoding UvrD-helicase domain-containing protein, with the translated sequence MEKYLSQLNDAQLEPTIQIDGPMIVIAGAGSGKTRVLTYRIAYMMSKGIDPFNILSLTFTNKAAREMKERISQIVGASEAKNLWMGTFHSVFAKILRIEADKLGYPSNFTIYDTQDSDRLIRDIIKEMNLDKDIYKYKQIRSRISSYKNSLITVRAYFQNQELIEADTMARRPRMGDIYKEYVERCFKAGAMDFDDLLLKTNELLTRFPDVLAKYQNRFKYILVDEYQDTNHSQYLIVRALSDKFQNICVVGDDAQSIYAFRGANINNILNFQKDYDDVKVFRLEQNYRSTKNIVNAANSIIDKNQTKLEKVVWTANDDGPKIKVNRSLTDADEGRYVASTIFDNKMNHQLNNSDFAILYRTNAQSRSIEDALRKRDIPYRIYGGLSFYQRKEIKDVLSYLRLIINPADEEALKRVINFPPRGIGQTTIDRLIVAANGYKRSIFEVMKNIDKTDIKVNSGIKNKLQNFVTLIESYQVLNQTADVFELAEHVTRTSGLIKEFNKDGTPEGVTRMENIEELLNGMKDFVEGQKELADATGSLAEFLEDVALATDLDNEKEDADQVALMTIHLAKGLEFPYVYIVGLEEDLFPSAMSMNTRSELEEERRLFYVALTRAEKQAYLTYALSRYRWGKLVDSEPSRFIEEIDEQYLDIVTPIEERRFNPMLDADIFGDAPEQIRSSDQNKVRYKPAKQPVFKKGKAKSEPEKFQASQPKNLKPVAQTNGSSQQSTNLFDSKLAVGNTVKHIRFGTGEVLKIEGTGADTKAEIKFQHGGVKKLLLRFAKLEVVG